One Pyrus communis chromosome 4, drPyrComm1.1, whole genome shotgun sequence genomic region harbors:
- the LOC137731979 gene encoding RNA-binding KH domain-containing protein PEPPER-like — protein MATAQPTKNGFVNAAEVDAQPLTSETTPAPITVPESDPTTNNNPDQNPEPESGPDSDTGAATNPTNVGNDSTSIADKRWPGWPGDCVFRLIVPVLKVGSIIGRKGELIKKMCEETRARIRVLDGAVGNPDRIVLISAREEPEVPLSPAMDAVIRIFKRVSGLSESEGSGAAGVAFCSIRLLVASTQAINLIGKQGSLIKSIQESTGSSVRVLSGEEVPSYAAADVRIVELQGEALKVLKAVEAVVAHLRKFLVDHSVIPLFEKTHSTISQERQPDTTWADKSLLHTASQTGVSTNYPLSSKRESLFLDRETQLESQLPSAGISLYGKDLSIYGKYPSIYGQDPSVYRQGSIYGQDPSLSSIRSSGIGRPGAPIVTQIAQTMQIPLSYAEDIIGVEGSNIAFIRRSSGAILTVQESRGLPDEITVEIKGTSSQVQMAQQLIQEVINSRKEPVTSNYGVMDTGLRSSYSQLGAPSYPSSSLPSQPYGGNYGSSGPGGGYSMFRL, from the exons ATGGCCACCGCACAACCCACCAAGAACGGCTTCGTCAACGCTGCGGAAGTTGACGCGCAGCCACTCACATCCGAAACCACCCCCGCCCCAATTACAGTGCCCGAGTCCGACCCAACAACAAATAACAATCCGGACCAAAATCCCGAACCCGAATCTGGTCCCGATTCGGACACCGGGGCTGCCACTAACCCAACGAACGTCGGCAACGATTCCACCTCAATAGCTGATAAGCGATGGCCGGGTTGGCCCGGGGACTGCGTGTTTCGGCTAATTGTGCCGGTTCTGAAGGTCGGTAGCATTATTGGCCGCAAAGGCGAGCTCATTAAGAAGATGTGCGAGGAGACCCGAGCTCGCATTCGGGTCCTGGACGGCGCTGTTGGAAATCCTGATCGCATC GTGCTGATCTCTGCAAGGGAAGAGCCAGAGGTACCTCTGTCCCCTGCAATGGATGCTGTAATAAGAATATTCAAACGTGTCTCTGGATTATCTGAGAGTGAGGGGTCTGGTGCTGCTGGAGTTGCATTCTGTTCCATCCGGTTGTTGGTAGCATCTACCCAAGCAATTAATTTAATTGGAAAACAAGGATCATTAATCAAATCTATACAAGAGAGTACCGGATCTTCTGTGCGAGTATTATCTGGAG AGGAGGTTCCGTCCTATGCTGCCGCAGATGTGAGGATTGTTGAATTGCAGGGAGAAGCTTTAAAGGTTCTCAAAGCTGTAGAAGCGGTAGTGGCTCACCTGAGGAAGTTTTTGGTTGATCATAGTGTTATTCCGCTTTTTGAGAAGACG CATTCGACAATCTCACAAGAGCGCCAACCAGATACTACCTGGGCTGACAAGTCGTTACTGCATACTGCTTCTCAAACTGGAGTGAGCACTAATTACCCTCTCTCatcaaagagggagtctttgttTCTTGATCGTGAAACTCAATTGGAATCACAACTCCCTTCTGCTGGAATTTCACTTTATGGAAAAGATCTTTCTATTTATGGAAAATATCCTTCTATTTATGGACAAGACCCTTCTGTTTACAGGCAAGGGTCTATTTATGGACAAgatccttctctttcttctatCCGTTCTTCGGGAATTGGTCGTCCCGGTGCTCCTATTGTTACTCAG ATTGCACAAACAATGCAAATTCCTCTATCTTATGCTGAGGACATTATTGGGGTTGAAGGGTCGAATATTGCATTCATTCGTCGCAGTAGCGGAGCCATCTTAACTGTGCAAGAGAGTAGGGGACTACCAGATGAAATTACTGTAGAAATAAAAGGCACCTCATCACAGGTTCAGATGGCTCAACAACTGATTCAG gaggTTATAAACAGTCGCAAGGAACCAGTTACAAGTAACTATGGCGTGATGGATACTGGATTGAGGTCATCCTACTCTCAGTTAGGTGCTCCATCCTACCCATCATCGTCACTACCCTCACAACCCTATGGCGGCAATTATGGATCGTCTGGTCCAGGAGGAGGCTACAGCATGTTTAGACTCTGA
- the LOC137730930 gene encoding DNA ligase 4 → MATDETKFSVLCSLFNWMQKSKTSTLKRSKFRKFLDNFCKPADYFSSIRLILPSLDRERGSYGLKESVLATCLIDALGIARDSEDALRLINWRKGGAKTGANAGNFSLVAAEVLQRRQGLSSGGLTIKELNDLLDRLASSENRAEKTSVLSTLINKTNAQEMKWIVMIILKDLKLGTSEKSIFHEFHPDAEDLFNVTCDLKLVCEKLSDRNQRHKRQDIEVGKAVRPQLAMRVGDANIAWKKFHGKEVVVECKFDGDRIQIHKNGSEVHYFSRNFLEHSEYAHAMSDIIVENVLADRCILDGEMLVWDTSSNRFAEFGSNQEIAKAARDGIDSDRQLCYVAFDILYVGDTSVIHQSLKERHELLQKVVNPLKGCLEILVPNRGLNAHRNEGEPCWSLIASNVDDVEKFFKDTIENRDEGIVLKDLGSKWEPSDRSGKWLKLKPDYIRAGSDLDVLIIGGYYGSGRRGGVVAQFLVGLAERPVSNTYPRRFVSFCRVGTGLSDEEIEAVATKLKPYLRKYEYPKKAPPSFYQVTDNSKERPDVWVESPEKSIILSITSDIRTIKSEVFAAPYSLRFPRIDRVRYDKPWHECLDVQSFIELVQAGNGTTQRGTDYGGLQDTKKRSKKSPRKEEKRNLSIVPSHFIQTDVSGVKEDTLLFSNMMFYFVNVPPAHSLDSLHKLVVENGGTFSMNLNNAVTHCVAADGKGIRYQAAKRHGDIIHISWVLDCCSQKKLLPLQPKYYLFLSDSSKKKLQEEIDDFSDSYYWDLDLAEIKQLLSNIHRSEDSKVVDYYKKKYCPVDRWSRFHDCRIYFKSSIHSLKPDWEVILGLTLRRLRIEVLRGGGRVTDSLVQATHLVVLSVQGPDGFETLLRSFTEGDKRYLHSKRLHIVGSQWLEDCLERDQRLQEETYSLKPNGLEESNVEEWKHDMGLEEAPCDVDAVENHNSSFPNRKGKEIEVKAAPENCKMLESPERGSKRKRGRPARTSLNKGKSTVNQARRARARIGRKPAKISGNESEEGGSHDSTSLGEEVDLGERIHGTVGQESTDIQENEAMKDSESLRRGKAVEQDVAEDIRIEEPYKIAEIKMKEKQNVQESKKREELEATADPVEAMLFDMIPSLGMKKAETTYTSTRDEKPAPDPIPNAGPSKKKKVSYKDIASELLKDW, encoded by the exons atggctacCGACGAGACCAAGTTCAGCGTGCTCTGCAGCCTCTTCAACTGGATGCAGAAATCCAAAACCTCAACCCTAAAGCGCTCCAAATTCCGCAAATTTCTCGACAATTTCTGCAAACCCGCCGATTACTTCAGCTCCATTCGCCTTATTCTTCCCAGCCTCGACCGCGAGCGCGGCTCCTACGGCCTCAAGGAGTCCGTGCTTGCCACCTGCCTCATCGACGCCCTTGGCATCGCCAGAGACTCCGAGGATGCTCTCCGCCTAATTAATTGGCGCAAGGGTGGCGCCAAGACCGGCGCCAATGCCGGGAACTTCTCCCTCGTGGCGGCGGAG GTGTTGCAACGTAGACAGGGTTTGAGTTCAGGTGGACTAACAATCAAGGAGTTAAATGACTTGCTTGATCGTTTAGCTTCGAGTGAAAACAG GGCAGAGAAGACTTCAGTTCTTTCGACCTTGATAAACAAGACAAATGCACAGGAAATGAAGTGGATTGTCATGATCATTCTTAAAG ATCTGAAGCTGGGAACTAGTGAAAAGAGCATCTTTCACGAATTTCATCCAGATGCTGAAGATTTGTTTAATGTCACATGCGACTTGAAATTGGTCTGTGAAAAGCTCAGTGATAGAAATCAGCGCCATAAACGCCAG GACATTGAAGTTGGAAAAGCTGTGCGCCCACAACTAGCTATGAGAGTTGGTGATGCAAATATTGCATGGAAAAAG TTTCATGGTAAGGAAGTGGTTGTTGAGTGTAAATTTGATGGCGATCGCATCCAAATTCATAAGAACGGAAGTGAAGTACATTACTTCTCAAG GAATTTTCTTGAGCACTCTGAATACGCACATGCAATGTCAGACATTATCGTAGAAAATGTGCTGGCTGATAG GTGTATTCTTGATGGTGAGATGTTGGTCTGGGACACATCTTCTAATCGTTTTGCTGAGTTTGGTTCAAATCAAGAAAtag CCAAGGCAGCAAGGGACGGGATTGACAGTGATAGACAG TTGTGCT ATGTTGCATTCGATATCCTCTATGTTGGAGATACTAGTGTGATTCACCAGAGCTTGAAGGAACGACATGAGCTTCTCCAGAAAGTTGTGAATCCATTGAAGGGTTGTTTAGAGATTTTAGTACCCAATCGTGGTCTTAACGCTCACCGTAATGAAG GGGAACCTTGCTGGTCGCTTATTGCTAGTAATGTGGATGATGTTGAGAAGTTTTTCAAAGATACCATCGAAAATAG AGATGAGGGGATTGTTTTGAAGGACCTTGGTTCGAAATGGGAACCTAGTGATCGTAGTGGAAAATGGTTAAAATTAAAGCCTGACTACATTCGTGCAGGTTCTGATCTGGACGTTCTTATCATAG GAGGATACTATGGCTCTGGACGTCGTGGAGGGGTG GTAGCTCAGTTCTTGGTGGGTCTTGCTGAGCGTCCGGTTTCAAATACATATCCTAGAAG GTTTGTATCCTTTTGCAGAGTGGGCACTGGACTTTCTGATGAAGAGATAGAAGCTGTTGCAACAAAATTAAAGCCGTATTTGAg GAAATATGAGTACCCAAAAAAGGCACCACCaagtttttatcaagtaacagACAATTCTAAAGAGAGACCAGATGTTTGGGTTGAAAGCCCTGAGAA ATCAATAATACTTTCTATAACGAGTGACATCAGAACTATAAAGTCTGAG GTTTTTGCTGCACCGTACAGCCTGAGATTTCCACGTATTGATCGTGTTAGATATGATAAACCTTGGCATGAATGCCTTGACGTGCAGT CATTTATAGAGCTTGTACAAGCAGGCAATGGGACCACACAAAGGGGGACGGATTATGGTGGTCTGCAGGATACTAAAAAGAGAAGCAAGAAGTCCCCTagaaaggaagagaaaagaaatcTGTCTATTGTCCCCTCTCATTTTATTCAGACTGATGTTTCGGGCGTGAAGGAGGACACATTACTATTTTCAAATATGATGTTTT ACTTTGTTAATGTGCCACCCGCTCATTCTCTTGATTCCTTGCACAAGCTTGTTGTTGAGAATGGGGGTACTTTCTCTATGAATTTAAATAATGCAGTTACACACTGTGTTGCAGCTGATGGCAAAg GGATCAGGTATCAGGCAGCAAAGCGTCATGGAGATATCATTCATATCTCTTGGGTGTTGGATTGTTGTTCTCAAAAGAAACTCCTTCCATTACAGCCAAA GTACTATCTCTTCTTATCTGACTCTTCTAAGAAGAAgttacaagaagagattgatgaTTTTTCTGACTCGTACTACTGGGATCTTGACCTTGCGGAGATAAAGCAG CTTTTAAGCAACATTCATAGATCAGAGGACTCCAAAGTTGTTGACTATTACAAGAAAAAATACTGTCCGGTGGATAGATGGTCTCGCTTTCATGACTGCCGCATTTACTTTAAATCCTCAATTCATTCCTT GAAGCCGGATTGGGAAGTTATCTTAGGACTCACACTGAGAAGGTTGAGGATTGAAGTTCTCAGGGGTGGTGGCAGAGTCACTGACAGTCTTGTTCAGGCGACCCATTTGGTAGTCTTGTCCGTGCAGGGTCCCGATGGATTTGAAACTTTATTACGAAG TTTCACTGAAGGAGACAAACGATATCTGCATAGCAAAAGGTTGCATATTGTTGGATCTCAATGGTTGGAAGACTGCTTGGAAAGGGACCAAAGATTGCAAGAGGAAACATATAGCTTAAAACCCAATGGGTTGGAAGAATCCAACGTTGAAGAATG GAAACATGACATGGGTCTAGAAGAAGCACCCTGCGATGTGGATGCGGTGGAAAACCACAATTCTTCTTTTCCTAACCGGAAAGGAAAAGAGATTGAAGTAAAAGCGGCTCCAGAAAACTGTAAGATGTTGGAGTCACCCGAGAGGGGAAGCAAAAGGAAAAGGGGAAGACCTGCTCGCACAAGCTtgaacaaaggaaaatcaactgTCAACCAAGCTAGAAGAGCACGGGCGCGTATTGGAAGGAAGCCAGCTAAAATATCTGGCAACGAGTCTGAAGAAGGTGGCTCTCATGACAGTACATCACTTGGGGAAGAGGTTGATCTGGGAGAAAGAATTCACGGAACGGTAGGTCAGGAAAGTACAGACATCCAAGAAAATGAAGCAATGAAAGATTCTGAATCGTTACGAAGAGGCAAAGCAGTTGAGCAAGATGTCGCCGAGGACATTAGAATTGAAGAGCCTTACAAGATTGCTGAAATCAAAATGAAGGAGAAACAAAACGTCCAAGAGAGTAAAAAACGGGAGGAACTTGAAGCTACGGCTGATCCTGTTGAAGCCATGTTGTTTGACATGATTCCAAGTCTTGGTATGAAAAAAGCTGAAACTACATATACGAGTACTCGAGATGAGAAACCAGCACCGGATCCGATACCGAATGCAGGAccttcaaagaaaaagaaagttagTTACAAGGATATTGCTAGTGAGCTGCTAAAGGATTGGTAA